A DNA window from Lachancea thermotolerans CBS 6340 chromosome G complete sequence contains the following coding sequences:
- the TMT1 gene encoding trans-aconitate 3-methyltransferase (similar to uniprot|P32643 Saccharomyces cerevisiae YER175C TMT1 Trans-aconitate methyltransferase) has protein sequence MSEFSSSNYDARNYSEARPRYPAEYFEYLRNYHVGKKDLLVDVGCGPGSFSLELKRHLGFRNLEGTDLSARMIERANAEVSGRGASDARFSVHAAEDLDWLSAGSVDMITAAQCSHWLDFSAFQKAAYRVLRPQGTLAVWGYVDPIIVEYPETDTLLEEFQYGDSFLGPYWENPGRNILRTLLRCQVIDRRSYSNIAQATYRARSTASSCDYTRPLVMVKKMSLSDFEGYIKSWSAYSSWRNQNPASDDLCKGFLGRLRLNTGTSSSSTFTVAWNSVYKFAKRRV, from the coding sequence ATGTCCGAGTTCTCGTCAAGTAATTATGATGCCAGAAATTATTCCGAGGCAAGACCTCGGTATCCTGCGGAGTATTTTGAATATCTACGTAATTATCATGTGGGGAAGAAAGACCTACTTGTAGACGTTGGATGCGGGCCTGGCTCCTTTTCACTTGAGTTGAAACGGCACCTTGGATTTCGTAATCTGGAAGGTACAGATCTTTCAGCCAGGATGATTGAAAGGGCCAACGCAGAGGTCAGCGGCAGAGGGGCTAGCGATGCCAGGTTCAGCGTCCATGCAGCAGAAGACCTTGATTGGCTATCTGCAGGATCAGTGGATATGATAACAGCGGCACAATGCAGTCACTGGTTAGATTTCTCAGCATTCCAGAAAGCTGCATATCGCGTTCTGCGGCCTCAGGGAACACTGGCAGTTTGGGGCTACGTTGACCCCATAATTGTTGAATATCCCGAAACCGATACTCTTCTAGAGGAGTTTCAATACGGTGATTCTTTTCTAGGGCCTTACTGGGAAAATCCTGGCAGAAACATACTCCGGACACTTTTGCGATGCCAAGTCATTGACAGAAGGAGTTATAGTAACATTGCTCAAGCCACCTATCGGGCTAGATCCACGGCAAGCTCCTGTGATTACACACGCCCGCTCGTAATGGTCAAAAAAATGTCCCTTTCAGACTTTGAAGGTTATATTAAATCTTGGAGCGCATACAGCTCGTGGAGAAATCAGAATCCAGCGAGCGACGATCTCTGTAAAGGGTTTCTGGGCAGGTTGCGGCTAAATACAGGGACCAGTTCAAGTTCGACTTTTACAGTTGCCTGGAATTCAGTCTACAAGTTCGCCAAAAGGCGAGTTTGA
- the BRR2 gene encoding ATP-dependent RNA helicase BRR2 (similar to uniprot|P32639 Saccharomyces cerevisiae YER172C BRR2 RNA-dependent ATPase RNA helicase involved in the facilitation and disruption of snRNA interactions required for disruption of U4/U6 base-pairing in native snRNPs to activate the spliceosome for catalysis): MSNNNINNRDRKIRELYRYDEMSNKVLRPDRSLDSNSSNPLKDAADSQPKSMIGKISVKEMGSFARQDVSSVDREAYRQEAVSKISNERQPKRAINRSTSKSTLLGDGSVDKLHYYPSDESNSARYNEIVQHMATLLGDDFPHDVIISGVDFVLEVLKGGSAEENSSIKSQKALIENSISMSVPEKWFHELINLAKEISDYDRPSHETTRTDDGVAILADEDDEGDFESDNALINELQDQEEEEKVEKELGQQSSLFTDAGDASQTSGADLAGMLDQEDVIVFSAGDEQSNNMIEEIPIYEVDELFLLRKIALEFKKQDSAETQSLCDAVFALLAENSDTSKLEGGLAKLIDLNHYSLIKFICRNRHSIYWGTKLAKAGFDQVSQILDEMRSFNLVSLVNSYERRKTTQKRRLGLEGHGIDQNSQSELKKPKKQDIPKTIDLQELKFDQGSELMTTDRVSLPADSFKRIKEGYEEIHIPPPSRPSENFDLVPISALPVWAKGAFPSNEMTNFNRIQSEVYPMAFGNDENMLICAPTGSGKTNIAMLTVLRVLSHHMSKNKGSFDLKSFKIVYIAPLKALVQEQVREFQRRLVSYGIKVGELTGDSSLTRQQIADCTVLVSTPEKWDIVTRKASGNDYSSLVELLIIDEIHLLHDERGPVLEGIVARSLRNIFSKERLRIVALSATLPNYSDVARFLRVPHCNTFYFDSSFRPCPLAQQFCGITETTGIKKINAMNQACYDKLLEVVQQGHQAIVFVHSRKDTVRTATWLKNKLIEEEKIPLFRKSEPGSREILRREAENASDKHLADLLLHGFGIHHAGLTKFDRSLSEDLFADGLLSVLVSTATLAWGVNLPAHAVIIKGTDIYSPEKGTWTRLSPQDVLQMLGRAGRPRYDTFGEGIIITQSTSVQYYLAMLNQQLPIESQLISKLADNLNSEIVLGNITSRKEAVDWLGYTYLYVRMLGSPELYGIQGDTVSYDKALNGYRNILAHSALQVLSDSRLTLYDAVEGSVKPTELGRIASYFYIKYHSISSYNSMLNEHLTAIEVLQVFSNSDEFRYIPVREEERLELQKLVEKAPIPIQEAPDDPHAKINVLLQSFISRSKLDGFALKSDMLYITQSAGRIMRALFELSLKRAWSRLSKILLTLCKSIEMRAWITNSALRQFRTCPAEAIRHAEASFLPWQDYLQLSSPREVGELLRLEKHGKLVFDLLQKFPKLETQCSVQPITPSVLQFQLEIKPSWSWDRKVHGFSESFWILLEDEMGEKLLYYDRFTVKEKHVNKEHFKDFTVFLNNSQQQRLPLNFFISLVSDKWMQSEARIPVVLENVKLPKKFPAPTPLLDLERVSVSELCSDEFESAINLIHFNKLQSQVFPTLYETNENVLIGAAPGNGRAVMAELALFKLWRHAGNRAVFVCPSENKIEVLLKSWQRRFSSLAGGKSINKFTEDNLVNLKLLGESHLILCTPSQLDLVSRKWKQRKNVQKIELLILDQAHLVGNGLPGAVYENIISRMTFISAQLETKLRIVALSNPVANSRDFGEWMGVRKENIFNFSPSDRGNALQIQIQSTEQYLNHRYLARKFVWPQFQDLQLTNEKPRRLVVFTSSRKHCVETVLEIMKTGAAQDFEPLAKGSPIFDNLDAKMSSKMLSEAASWKIGCLHAGMTSKERDTMKKLFADGGLNLLVVSREESYEGLKANSVILLGTSYYEGKEHRYVDYTMNQMQEMIKVACLSPSMNKALVFTSPKKNEYYKKFLSEPLPVESFMYYHLPDAISCEISTGVVASKQDCIDWLTYSLFYRRLYGNPSFYGVKDVSPLGISAFLTEVVEDVVEDLVEFSIIEAEKTEYSEDGSSEGEEDVLVPLNGCLISSHHNISISSVRIFHRSLSKTSGLRSMLEAISSTIELESVPVRESEAEVLRSLYEKVPVKSSRAEDFESPEMKVFILLQTHLSRIQLKNELKRDMEDILKAVPRIVSALVDFLAGEGNLNATTAMDLSQMLTQGMWDTDSPLLQIPFFDLHMVNKCNEKDVETIYDVMALEDDEREELLNFDNDKLNCIAEFVNTYPNIELTYSIDLSKPLEAGRPFKILVTLTRDEEAESLDVVAHRFPFSRKENWWIVAGEASKRELFCIKKVSQAAEVKEYELEATIHEKGRQKLTLWCVSDSYLDADKEVSIELNIT; the protein is encoded by the coding sequence ATGTCCAACAATAACATTAACAACCGCGACAGGAAAATACGAGAACTCTACAGATACGATGAGATGTCTAATAAAGTTCTCAGACCTGACAGATCATTGGACTCAAACAGTTCAAACCCTTTGAAAGATGCGGCTGACTCACAGCCTAAGTCTATGATAGGCAAAATTAGTGTGAAGGAAATGGGTTCATTTGCAAGACAGGACGTGAGCAGCGTTGACAGGGAGGCATACAGACAAGAAGCAGTTAGCAAGATATCAAACGAGAGGCAGCCAAAAAGGGCGATTAATCGGAGCACATCAAAGTCAACATTACTTGGCGACGGGTCTGTTGATAAGCTGCATTACTACCCCTCTGATGAATCGAACTCTGCACGATACAACGAAATTGTTCAGCATATGGCAACACTTCTTGGGGATGACTTCCCTCACGATGTTATAATTTCCGGAGTTGACTTTGTTTTagaggttttgaaaggtGGATCTGCGGAAGAGAACTCTAGCataaaaagccaaaaagctctgaTCGAAAATAGCATTTCAATGTCGGTGCCCGAGAAGTGGTTTCATGAACTCATTAATTTGGCAAAAGAAATATCTGATTATGACCGCCCTTCTCATGAGACAACTAGAACAGATGATGGTGTTGCGATTTTGGccgatgaagatgatgaaggtgattttgaaagcgaTAACGCTCTAATTAACGAGCTGCAAGatcaggaagaagaggaaaaagTGGAAAAAGAATTAGGCCAACAATCAAGTCTTTTTACGGATGCTGGTGATGCATCACAGACCTCTGGCGCCGACCTCGCCGGCATGCtagatcaagaagatgttATTGTGTTTTCCGCAGGCGATGAACAATCAAATAACATGATTGAAGAAATACCTATCTATGAAGTCGATGAGCTGTTCTTACTGCGAAAAATTGCGcttgagttcaaaaagcaagATTCAGCCGAAACTCAATCACTGTGTGATGCTGTGTTCGCGCTTTTAGCCGAAAACAGTGACACATCTAAATTAGAGGGTGGACTGGCTAAACTAATAGACTTGAATCATTACTCACTTATCAAATTTATCTGCAGGAACCGCCATTCTATTTACTGGGGCACAAAACTTGCCAAAGCAGGTTTTGATCAAGTCTCACAGATTCTAGATGAAATGCGCAGCTTCAATTTGGTTAGTTTAGTAAACAGCTACGAGCGCAGGAAAACGACTCAGAAAAGGCGACTCGGCCTTGAAGGACATGGTATTGATCAAAATAGCCAAAGtgagctcaaaaagcctAAAAAACAAGACATTCCGAAGACTATTGACTTACAGGAACTGAAATTTGATCAAGGCTCTGAACTTATGACGACAGATAGAGTTTCGCTTCCTGCCGACTCTTTTAAAAGAATCAAAGAAGGATACGAAGAGATCCATATCCCGCCTCCATCACGACCATCTGAAAATTTCGATCTCGTGCCAATCTCTGCTCTTCCTGTGTGGGCAAAGGGTGCCTTTCCTTCCAATGAAATGACGAATTTTAACAGAATTCAATCGGAGGTCTATCCAATGGCTTTCGGAAACGACGAAAACATGCTCATCTGCGCTCCAACGGGatcaggaaaaacaaacaTTGCCATGCTAACTGTTCTACGAGTTCTTTCGCACCACATGAGCAAGAACAAGGGGAGCTTTGACCTGAAAAGTTTTAAGATTGTTTACATCGCGCCCTTGAAGGCATTAGTGCAAGAACAAGTTAGGGAATTTCAAAGGAGGCTGGTTTCATATGGAATTAAAGTCGGTGAACTCACTGGAGACTCGAGTCTAACAAGACAGCAAATCGCTGACTGTACTGTTCTGGTGTCGACACCAGAAAAGTGGGATATTGTGACAAGAAAGGCTTCAGGCAATGATTACAGCAGCCTAGTTGAACTTTTGATCATCGATGAAATTCACTTATTGCATGATGAAAGAGGGCCTGTTTTAGAAGGTATCGTGGCGCGTAGCTTGCGAAACATTTTTTCCAAGGAAAGATTAAGAATCGTCGCGCTTTCAGCCACGCTACCTAACTACAGTGATGTAGCAAGATTTTTGCGTGTGCCGCATTGTAACACCTTCTACTTCGATTCTTCTTTTCGCCCATGCCCTCTGGCCCAACAGTTTTGCGGAATCACAGAGACCACCGGAATAAAAAAGATAAATGCAATGAATCAAGCATGCTACGATAAACTTCTCGAAGTGGTACAACAGGGTCATCAAGCCATTGTATTTGTTCATTCGCGTAAAGATACAGTTAGAACTGCGACGTGGCTTAAGAACAAGCtaattgaagaagaaaaaataCCACTCTTCAGGAAGTCAGAACCAGGCTCCAGAGAAATTTTGCGACGGGAAGCGGAAAACGCGTCTGACAAACATCTCGCggatcttcttctccatgGCTTTGGAATCCACCATGCAGGTCTGACGAAATTTGACAGGTCTTTGTCTGAAGATCTCTTCGCCGACGGACTACTGTCAGTCCTTGTGTCCACAGCGACACTTGCATGGGGTGTCAACTTACCAGCTCATGCAGTTATCATTAAAGGAACTGATATATATTCGCCAGAAAAGGGTACGTGGACGCGGCTCTCCCCACAAGACGTGTTACAAATGCTGGGAAGAGCTGGGAGACCTAGATATGATACATTCGGAGAAGGTATCATAATAACACAAAGTACAAGTGTCCAGTACTACTTGGCCATGCTTAATCAGCAGCTACCCATTGAATCCcagctcatctcaaaaTTAGCTGACAATTTAAATTCTGAAATCGTGCTCGGAAACATAACATCCAGGAAAGAGGCAGTTGACTGGCTGGGCTATACATATCTTTATGTCAGAATGCTGGGAAGCCCCGAGTTGTATGGCATTCAGGGCGATACAGTGTCCTACGACAAAGCATTAAATGGCTACCGCAACATACTAGCACATTCTGCATTGCAGGTTCTCAGTGATAGTAGGTTAACACTATATGACGCGGTTGAGGGATCCGTCAAGCCAACAGAGCTTGGACGCATTGCTTCTTACTTTTACATCAAATACCACTCTATCTCGAGTTACAATTCCATGCTTAATGAGCATCTTACTGCAATTGAGGTGCTTCAGGTTTTCTCCAATTCAGACGAATTCCGATATATTCCAGTGCGCGAGGAGGAACGCCTGGAGCTAcagaagcttgttgaaaaagctccTATTCCGATACAGGAAGCACCTGACGATCCACATGCTAAAATaaatgttcttcttcaatctttcATCTCACGATCAAAATTGGACGGTTTTGCTTTGAAGTCAGACATGTTATACATAACGCAAAGTGCAGGACGAATTATGCGCGCACTTTTCGAACTAAGTTTGAAACGGGCTTGGTCTAGGCTCTCCAAAATTCTGCTCACATTGTGCAAGTCTATTGAAATGAGGGCTTGGATTACTAACTCGGCACTTAGACAATTTAGAACTTGTCCAGCTGAAGCAATACGACATGCAGAAGCATCATTTCTTCCTTGGCAAGATTACCTACAGCTATCCTCTCCTCGCGAGGTTGGTGAGCTTTTAAGGCTGGAAAAGCACGGAAAGctggtttttgatcttttaCAGAAATTCCCCAAACTGGAAACTCAATGCTCAGTTCAGCCAATCACCCCAAGTGTTTTGCAGTTCCAGCTTGAGATTAAACCTTCTTGGAGCTGGGATAGGAAAGTCCACGGTTTTAGTGAATCATTTTGGATTTTGTTGGAGGATGAAATGGGCGAAAAACTGCTTTACTATGACAGATTCAcagtcaaagaaaaacacGTAAATAAAGAACACTTCAAGGACTTTACGGTGTTCCTAAACAACTCTCAACAACAGAGACTTCCACTCAACTTTTTCATATCTTTAGTGTCAGACAAATGGATGCAAAGTGAAGCCAGAATTCCGGTTGTTCTAGAAAATGTCaagcttccaaaaaaatttcCAGCTCCAACCCCGTTGCTTGATCTCGAGAGAGTTTCAGTCTCGGAGCTATGTTCCGATGAATTTGAGAGTGCTATCAACTTGATTCATTTTAACAAACTACAGAGCCAAGTTTTTCCAACTTTGTATGAGACAAACGAGAACGTTCTTATAGGCGCAGCCCCAGGCAATGGCAGAGCAGTAATGGCCGAATTGGCGTTGTTCAAATTATGGCGTCATGCTGGCAATCGTGCAGTCTTTGTATGCCCCTCTGAGAATAAAATTGAGGTATTATTAAAGAGTTGGCAACGCAGGTTTAGTAGTTTGGCTGGCGGTAAGTCGATCAATAAGTTCACTGAGGATAACTTGGTGAATCTCAAACTCTTGGGTGAGAGCCACTTGATCCTTTGCACTCCTTCCCAGCTTGACCTTGTATCCCGCAAGtggaaacaaagaaagaacGTCCAAAAAATTGAACTTTTAATTTTGGACCAAGCACATCTTGTTGGTAACGGCCTACCGGGAGCTGTTTATGAAAACATTATTTCCAGGATGACATTCATTTCGGCGCAACTCGAAACAAAACTCAGAATAGTCGCTCTTTCTAACCCTGTGGCAAATAGCagagattttggagaatGGATGGGAGTTAGGAAAGAAaatatcttcaacttctcaCCAAGCGACAGAGGAAATGCTTTGCAAATTCAAATACAATCAACTGAGCAATATTTAAATCATCGCTATCTTGCCAGGAAGTTCGTTTGGCCCCAATTCCAAGATTTGCAACTCACCAATGAAAAACCACGCCGTTTAGTCGTCTTTACATCATCTAGAAAACACTGTGTTGAAACAGTCCTAGAGATTATGAAGACGGGCGCTGCTCAAGACTTCGAACCATTGGCAAAAGGCAGTCCCATCTTTGACAACCTGGACGCAAAGATGTCAAGCAAAATGCTATCGGAAGCTGCTTCGTGGAAAATTGGCTGCTTACATGCTGGTATGACCAGCAAGGAGAGGGACacgatgaagaaactgTTTGCTGACGGGGGCCTAAATCTTTTAGTAGTATCCCGCGAAGAATCATATGAAGGACTAAAGGCCAATTCTGTAATTCTGCTGGGAACCAGCTATTACGAAGGTAAAGAACATCGTTATGTTGATTATACCATGAACCAAATGCAAGAAATGATCAAGGTCGCATGTTTAAGTCCCAGTATGAATAAAGCGTTGGTTTTTACTTcgccaaagaagaacgaGTACTACAAAAAGTTTCTAAGTGAACCCTTACCTGTTGAAAGCTTTATGTATTATCACTTGCCTGACGCTATATCCTGCGAGATTAGTACGGGCGTTGTTGCGTCCAAACAGGATTGTATCGATTGGTTGACATACAGTTTGTTTTACAGAAGGCTTTATGGAAATCCCAGCTTTTATGGTGTTAAGGATGTGTCGCCTTTAGGTATTTCGGCGTTTTTGACAGAGGTTGTCGAAGATGTTGTCGAAGATTTGGTTGAATTCTCTATAAtagaagctgaaaaaacaGAATATTCCGAAGATGGGTCCAGCGAAGGCGAGGAGGATGTACTAGTACCTCTAAATGGCTGCTTGATTAGCTCACATCACAATATCTCAATTTCAAGCGTGAGAATTTTCCATCGCTCTTTGTCTAAGACTTCTGGGTTGAGAAGTATGCTAGAGGCAATATCGAGTACTATCGAGTTGGAAAGCGTCCCGGTTCGTGAGAGCGAGGCTGAGGTACTGCGGTCACTGTACGAAAAAGTGCCAGTTAAGTCTTCGAGAGCTGAAGATTTTGAGTCACCAGAAATGAAGGTGTTCATCCTATTGCAAACTCATCTCTCCCGCATtcaattgaaaaatgaaCTAAAGAGGGACATGGAAGACATTTTAAAAGCAGTTCCTAGAATTGTGAGCGCTCTCGTCGACTTCCTTGCCGGCGAAGGAAACCTCAACGCCACGACTGCTATGGACTTATCTCAAATGTTAACTCAAGGTATGTGGGATACCGACAGTCCTTTGTTGCAAATTCCTTTCTTTGACCTGCACATGGTCAACAAGTGCAACGAAAAAGATGTGGAGACTATTTATGATGTTATGGCGTTAGAAGACGACGAGAGGGAAGAACTTCTAAATTTTGACAACGATAAGTTGAACTGCATAGCAGAGTTTGTGAACACGTATCCAAACATTGAACTAACGTATTCCATCGACCTATCCAAGCCGCTGGAAGCTGGACGGCcattcaaaattttggtgaCTTTGACaagagatgaagaagcGGAAAGCCTCGACGTTGTAGCTCACAGATTTCCTTTTTCTagaaaagaaaactggTGGATTGTTGCTGGAGAAGCGTCCAAGAGGGAATTATTTTGCATAAAGAAAGTCTCTCAGGCCGCGGAGGTTAAAGAATATGAGCTTGAGGCGACCATACATGAAAAAGGGAGACAGAAGCTAACGTTATGGTGCGTCAGTGATTCATACCTCGATGCTGATAAAGAAGTATCTATTGAGCTCAATATTACGTAG
- the GRX4 gene encoding monothiol glutaredoxin GRX4 (similar to uniprot|Q03835 Saccharomyces cerevisiae YDR098C GRX3 Hydroperoxide and superoxide- radical responsive glutathione-dependent oxidoreductase monothiol glutaredoxin subfamily member along with Grx4p and Grx5p protects cells from oxidative damage), whose translation MVVIEITSQDQFTDLTTVNAEGKLIALYFHTTWAEPCKTMNTVYTALSEEPVNKEVQFLAINADDNAEIAELFEVSSVPYFVLVRNNTILKELSGADPKEFVKALNQFNGSLAEGAGAPPQPAQNEGVEEEEPVETEEELMERLKKLTQAAPVMLFMKGTPSEPKCGFSRQMVGILREYQVRFGFFDILKDDSIRQGLKKFSDWPTFPQLYISGEFQGGLDIIKESLEEDPEFFQHAMNA comes from the coding sequence ATGGTAGTTATAGAAATCACATCTCAAGACCAGTTCACAGACTTAACTACAGTCAACGCTGAGGGAAAGCTTATTGCACTTTATTTCCACACTACTTGGGCAGAGCCATGCAAGACTATGAATACAGTTTACACCGCTTTGAGCGAGGAACCTGTTAACAAGGAAGTTCAATTTCTCGCCATTAACGCTGACGACAATGCGGAAATCGCTGAACTGTTTGAGGTTTCGTCTGTGCCATACTTTGTGCTGGTTAGAAACAACACGATTCTCAAAGAGCTATCCGGTGCGGACCCCAAAGAGTTTGTCAAGGCTCTAAATCAGTTCAATGGGAGCCTGGCAGAAGGTGCAGGAGCTCCACCACAACCCGCGCAGAATGAGGGCgtagaagaagaggaaccTGTGGAAACCGAAGAGGAACTTATGGAGAGACTGAAGAAGCTAACCCAAGCAGCCCCAGTGATGCTGTTCATGAAAGGTACCCCTTCTGAACCTAAGTGCGGCTTCAGCAGACAGATGGTTGGGATACTTCGGGAATATCAAGTCAGGTTTGGGTTTTTCGATATCCTAAAAGATGATTCTATCAGACaaggcttgaagaagttttctgaTTGGCCAACTTTCCCCCAGTTGTACATAAGTGGCGAATTTCAAGGTGGTCTCGATATCATAAAGGAATCTCTCGAGGAAGACCCTGAGTTTTTCCAACACGCCATGAACGCTTAG
- the RAD24 gene encoding Rad24p (weakly similar to uniprot|P32641 Saccharomyces cerevisiae YER173W RAD24 Checkpoint protein involved in the activation of the DNA damage and meiotic pachytene checkpoints subunit of a clamp loader that loads Rad17p-Mec3p-Ddc1p onto DNA homolog of human and S. pombe Rad17 protein): MASKNGQLQKSLSSLSSHIHEWSEAAQPNKQGLVQSKKRRIDSGTRSKDGSSIRASEEWYLKHRPRNLQDLALHKQKLQDVRDVLQAMISGESEHRILLLTGPAGCSKSTSVHLLSEELVQNYREKTCTMFQMRESAAPSVVEYDSNNYSLGSSKLDHFDDFLGQSMYKIGPNLTIILIEDFPNVFNPQTRNLFQQSLLRWLYSSQKALPPLVISLTECAIQSTETTSSFFSVDTQFICETVLGREVLSHPGVKRIKYNPINKTLLKKHLKNVCVKEREAFFPGKWEKREVFIKKIIEHCGDIRSAISALQLWAKSGAQSAFDIDTREQSVSYFHGLGKLLYGSKDTDSDNNTINDLMASTPLTQSDNLKLGILENYNTFNRQEFPLSYAVDIVDSLSMSDTMYNWTTAQSLSESLEFPYRAVRQQFSSLVVTNTKTDPPSHNRTVFPREGKVRNLVKKFVLEANDYMLVELNKYGNSHSFRDVVLCFAFYGPLIRKRLNFKRKALIHFLESVNDSTEQKSVVENNRDALMVNDATDVLDRIGGEMGIVSVSHDLASAEEVNHTVLTNSKLQNFRKLQETSLTSRRQLGDQNNSPDPDDEPFDPIIESDDSSVNFSDDDDEIYDLLASQSPRKRDKMT, encoded by the coding sequence ATGGCATCAAAAAATGGACAGTTACAGAAAAGTCTGAGTTCCCTCAGCTCACATATTCATGAATGGAGTGAGGCTGCTCAGCCAAATAAACAAGGGCTCGTGCAAAGCAAGAAGCGACGCATAGATAGTGGGACACGTTCTAAAGATGGATCTTCTATCAGGGCTTCAGAGGAGTGGTACCTGAAACATAGGCCGCGCAATCTCCAGGACTTGGCACTCcacaaacaaaaactgCAAGATGTACGAGATGTACTTCAAGCTATGATTTCAGGAGAAAGTGAGCACAGGATACTTTTATTAACGGGGCCAGCGGGCTGTTCGAAGAGCACATCTGTTCACTTACTGTCAGAAGAGCTAGTTCAAAATTATCGTGAAAAGACGTGCACAATGTTTCAGATGAGAGAGTCAGCCGCTCCGTCAGTAGTAGAGTACGATAGCAACAACTACTCACTTggttcttcaaagctcgaCCACTTTGACGACTTTCTAGGTCAATCGATGTACAAAATCGGACCGAACTTGACTATTATTCTTATCGAAGATTTTCCCAACGTTTTCAACCCTCAAACACGAAATCTTTTCCAACAAAGCCTGCTACGCTGGCTTTATAGTAGTCAAAAGGCCTTACCACCGCTCGTGATCTCCCTCACCGAATGCGCAATTCAATCAACGGAAACTACCAGTTCATTCTTTAGTGTTGACACTCAGTTTATTTGTGAAACAGTATTAGGACGCGAGGTTCTCAGTCACCCAGGAGTTAAAAGGATAAAATATAACCCTATCAACAAGACTctgctcaaaaaacatTTGAAAAACGTCTGCGTTAAAGagagagaagctttttttccagGTAAATGGGAAAAGCGGGAGGtattcatcaaaaagattaTAGAACATTGTGGCGATATCAGGTCTGCGATTTCGGCTCTTCAGCTTTGGGCTAAATCAGGTGCCCAGTCCGCGTTCGATATTGATACAAGAGAGCAGTCTGTATCTTATTTTCACGGGCTCGGAAAGCTACTTTATGGGTCAAAAGACACGGATAGTGACAATAATACTATAAACGATCTAATGGCGTCTACCCCTCTGACGCAAAGCGACAACTTGAAACTAGGGATCTTAGAGAATTATAATACATTCAACAGACAAGAATTCCCTCTAAGCTATGCAGTTGACATTGTGGACTCACTAAGTATGAGTGATACAATGTACAATTGGACAACAGCTCAATCTTTGAGTGAGTCACTTGAGTTTCCGTACCGGGCGGTGCGCCAGCAATTTTCGAGTCTTGTTGTCACTAATACTAAGACAGATCCGCCTTCTCACAACCGAACTGTCTTTCCGAGAGAGGGCAAGGTTAGAAATCTTGTTAAAAAGTTTGTGCTAGAAGCGAATGACTACATGTTGGTTGAGCTAAATAAATACGGCAATTCGCATTCTTTTAGGGATGTTGTGCTGTGTTTTGCCTTTTATGGTCCGTTAATCAGAAAGCGCCTtaatttcaaaagaaaagCACTAATACACTTCCTGGAATCAGTGAATGACTCTACTGAGCAAAAAAGTGTCGTTGAGAATAACAGAGATGCTTTGATGGTAAATGATGCTACTGATGTGCTTGATCGGATCGGTGGCGAGATGGGTATAGTAAGTGTTTCACATGATTTAGCGTCTGCAGAAGAAGTCAACCATACGGTTTTGACCAATTCtaaacttcaaaatttcagaaaactgCAAGAAACAAGTTTAACCAGCAGGAGGCAGCTGGGCGACCAGAATAACTCGCCAGATCCCGACGATGAACCATTCGACCCCATCATCGAAAGCGATGACAGCAGCGTAAATTTTagtgacgacgacgatgaaATATACGACTTGCTAGCTTCTCAATCACCCCGTAAGCGAGACAAGATGACATAG